The Methanobacterium lacus genome includes a region encoding these proteins:
- a CDS encoding toprim domain-containing protein, translating into MSFKKLSCIIEELKICAEQGMPILIEGKKDENALKKLGINGTFIKVSGSGLKLFEIAEKSVKLSSKVIILTDFDKKGEQLAKRLAGDIQSLGSYPNLEIRRKIMGITRKFIKDIESLPRHMEQLELEEKPDGVSDNFDHQRFCVRY; encoded by the coding sequence ATGAGTTTTAAAAAACTATCATGTATTATAGAGGAACTCAAGATCTGTGCGGAGCAGGGAATGCCAATACTTATCGAGGGAAAAAAAGACGAAAATGCTTTGAAGAAACTTGGTATCAATGGTACTTTCATTAAAGTCTCAGGTTCTGGTCTTAAATTATTCGAAATTGCTGAAAAATCTGTGAAATTGTCCTCAAAAGTTATCATCCTTACAGACTTCGATAAAAAAGGAGAACAACTTGCCAAAAGACTTGCAGGGGATATACAAAGTCTTGGTTCATATCCAAATCTGGAGATCAGAAGAAAAATTATGGGTATTACCAGGAAATTCATAAAAGATATTGAGAGCCTCCCAAGGCACATGGAGCAATTAGAACTCGAAGAAAAACCCGATGGTGTTAGTGATAATTTCGATCATCAACGTTTCTGTGTCAGATACTGA
- a CDS encoding DUF211 domain-containing protein: MAKGLIRIVLDILKPHEPIIPTFAKYLSEINGVEGVNITLLEIDKETENIKVTMQGDDLDYDVITEAIEEYGGSIHSVDEVVAGKKLIEEVTTPQD, translated from the coding sequence GTGGCAAAAGGCCTTATTAGGATAGTTCTGGACATATTGAAACCACATGAACCAATAATCCCCACGTTTGCTAAATATTTAAGTGAAATTAACGGCGTAGAGGGCGTAAATATCACACTTTTAGAAATAGACAAGGAAACTGAGAACATAAAAGTTACCATGCAAGGTGATGATCTAGACTACGATGTCATCACAGAAGCAATTGAAGAGTATGGTGGTTCAATCCACAGTGTGGATGAAGTTGTGGCTGGAAAAAAATTAATTGAAGAAGTTACAACACCTCAGGACTGA
- the dnaG gene encoding DNA primase DnaG encodes MGKEEISTTKYLIHAQINANGIVEKPDVVGAIFGQTEGLLSNDLDLRELQKTGRIGRIKVNINSKAGRSKGEIVIPSSLDRVETAILAASLETINRVGPCEAYIQVSKVEDVRAVKRRKVVDRAKELYKGMMEEVTPESLKMIEEVKEAMRIHEIAEYGDDRLPAGPNVISSDAILVVEGRADVLNLLRYGVKNSIAVEGVSVPKTVAELTKHKTVTAFLDGDRGGDLILKELLQVGEVDYVTRAPRGKEVEDLSKDEVMVALRDKIPVEQIYHDVGVKVEKVEPKGPDKITVLKGILKDLEGSGNAEILDDALNILKEVKVENLYDELKTVNNNAYAVVFDGVISQRLIDMAKEKGLKHIVAVRMSDVVKKPSPIKVITR; translated from the coding sequence ATGGGAAAAGAAGAGATTAGTACGACTAAATATCTTATTCACGCTCAAATTAATGCTAATGGAATTGTTGAAAAGCCAGATGTCGTTGGAGCAATTTTCGGACAGACAGAAGGGCTTTTAAGTAACGATTTAGATTTAAGGGAACTGCAAAAAACTGGTAGAATCGGAAGGATTAAGGTCAACATTAACTCCAAAGCAGGCAGATCCAAAGGAGAAATAGTCATTCCATCCAGTCTTGACAGGGTTGAAACCGCCATTCTCGCAGCATCACTAGAAACCATAAACAGGGTAGGGCCTTGCGAAGCATACATACAAGTTTCTAAAGTTGAAGATGTCAGGGCAGTTAAAAGGAGAAAAGTAGTAGACAGAGCCAAAGAGCTTTACAAGGGCATGATGGAAGAAGTAACTCCAGAAAGTCTGAAAATGATTGAAGAAGTCAAAGAAGCCATGAGAATCCATGAAATTGCGGAATATGGTGACGACAGACTTCCTGCAGGTCCAAATGTTATTTCATCCGATGCCATACTGGTAGTTGAAGGAAGGGCAGATGTGCTGAACCTTCTCAGGTACGGTGTGAAGAACTCCATCGCAGTTGAGGGTGTAAGTGTACCTAAAACAGTTGCAGAACTAACCAAACATAAAACAGTCACAGCATTTCTCGATGGAGATAGGGGTGGAGATCTAATTCTTAAAGAACTTCTACAAGTTGGAGAAGTGGACTACGTTACCAGAGCTCCTCGAGGAAAAGAAGTCGAAGATCTAAGTAAAGACGAAGTCATGGTTGCACTCAGGGATAAGATCCCAGTCGAACAGATATACCATGATGTAGGTGTGAAGGTTGAGAAGGTTGAACCTAAAGGACCAGATAAAATAACAGTTTTAAAGGGTATTCTAAAGGATCTTGAAGGTTCCGGAAATGCTGAAATATTGGATGATGCACTCAACATTTTGAAGGAAGTGAAGGTTGAAAACCTGTACGACGAACTCAAAACAGTAAACAACAATGCATACGCTGTTGTTTTTGATGGAGTTATCAGTCAAAGATTGATAGATATGGCCAAAGAAAAGGGTTTGAAACATATAGTGGCCGTCAGAATGAGTGATGTAGTAAAAAAACCAAGTCCCATAAAGGTAATTACCAGATAA
- a CDS encoding ATP-binding protein, whose translation MYVNMKKEFLRDINTTKDILIPKDPLERVIGHEDIIRSVKIAAKQRRNLLLVGPPGIGKSLIAQAISFHLKKPNEEITVVQNPERPERPFVETKTRNEMEHEKRDLERAEGELVSPENVPEAVADRLGFRCVNCGGYNNAYQSICPNCGADKYSHINARRKHLGDLLGMFEMNEGSVNIPQERVTTTRMKNGREEVVIYERVDGEHIKILDQHALEKRRELVEEKPKNVIIPIDRKLFIQATGASETELLGDVRHDPYGGHPELGTQPYERVVPGAVHEAHEGVLFIDEIIHIAPLQRYILSAMQDKVFPIVGRNPQSAGSSVRVDNVPCDFIFIAACNIRDIQHILPPLRSRIQGEGYEILMNTTMPDNDENRAKLAQFVAQEIKLDGKIPHATRRAVEVLIEEASRRAESIDEQKNSLTLRLRDLGGCLRMAGDMAVMESSDLIMENHMSFAIKNALSIEDQIIKRYRTFENAFNKDISSSQNMGTGQKQNPNENVDRSYM comes from the coding sequence ATGTACGTAAACATGAAAAAAGAATTTTTAAGAGATATTAACACTACTAAAGATATTCTCATACCTAAAGATCCGCTTGAGAGAGTTATTGGACATGAGGATATTATCAGATCCGTTAAAATTGCTGCTAAACAGAGAAGAAACCTTCTACTTGTGGGTCCTCCCGGAATTGGAAAATCTTTAATTGCCCAGGCAATTTCATTCCATCTTAAAAAACCCAACGAAGAAATAACAGTTGTTCAAAACCCTGAAAGACCGGAAAGACCATTTGTTGAAACCAAAACCCGCAATGAAATGGAGCATGAAAAGAGAGATCTTGAAAGAGCAGAAGGGGAATTGGTCAGTCCAGAAAATGTTCCAGAAGCAGTTGCAGATAGATTAGGTTTTCGATGTGTCAACTGTGGAGGGTACAACAATGCTTACCAGAGCATATGTCCCAACTGTGGTGCAGATAAATATTCCCACATAAACGCCCGACGGAAACACCTGGGAGATCTCCTTGGAATGTTTGAGATGAACGAGGGATCTGTTAACATTCCCCAAGAAAGGGTTACAACTACCAGAATGAAAAATGGCAGGGAAGAAGTTGTTATTTATGAACGTGTTGATGGGGAACACATCAAGATACTGGATCAGCATGCCCTAGAAAAACGAAGGGAATTGGTTGAAGAAAAACCAAAGAATGTAATCATCCCAATCGATAGGAAATTGTTTATTCAAGCCACAGGTGCCAGTGAAACTGAACTTTTAGGTGATGTGCGCCATGATCCCTATGGGGGACATCCTGAGTTAGGTACACAACCCTACGAACGTGTGGTTCCAGGTGCTGTTCATGAAGCACACGAAGGAGTACTTTTTATAGATGAAATAATCCATATCGCACCCCTCCAACGCTACATCTTAAGTGCTATGCAGGACAAGGTGTTTCCAATAGTTGGAAGAAACCCCCAGAGTGCTGGAAGTTCGGTGAGGGTGGATAATGTTCCATGCGATTTTATATTCATAGCAGCGTGCAATATCAGAGATATTCAACACATACTGCCGCCTTTACGCTCTAGAATTCAGGGCGAAGGTTATGAAATTTTGATGAATACAACCATGCCTGATAATGATGAAAATAGGGCTAAACTGGCCCAATTCGTTGCCCAAGAAATAAAACTGGATGGAAAAATACCCCACGCAACAAGAAGGGCTGTTGAAGTGTTAATTGAAGAAGCAAGTCGAAGGGCAGAATCAATTGATGAACAAAAAAATTCCTTAACACTGAGACTAAGGGATCTAGGTGGATGTTTGAGGATGGCTGGGGATATGGCTGTTATGGAATCCAGCGATCTTATAATGGAAAATCATATGAGTTTCGCCATAAAAAATGCCCTATCTATAGAGGATCAGATAATAAAAAGATACAGAACCTTTGAAAATGCATTTAACAAGGATATTTCCAGTTCTCAAAACATGGGTACTGGACAGAAACAGAATCCAAATGAAAACGTTGACAGAAGTTACATGTAA
- a CDS encoding RraA family protein: MDGKQKLSPETFLKKFASKSSEEPAYPDVTTSQFSDALTKLTGKNGVLVNIKPIDDFKIIGRATTVKTSSNDWGTVIKGIYSAKKGDVLVISCEDDQTAVWGELASEAAKIRGLSGTVVIGASRDSAGIKSLKYPVFSRNVVPNAGKPLTEGEININLTIEDTIIKPGDLIIGDECGVVSVDQKMVSEVMKVAMKIVSNETEISSKLNQNISFMEILGIK; this comes from the coding sequence ATGGATGGAAAGCAAAAACTTTCTCCAGAAACCTTTTTAAAAAAATTTGCTTCCAAATCTTCTGAAGAACCTGCATATCCTGATGTTACAACATCACAGTTTTCAGATGCTTTAACCAAGCTAACAGGAAAAAATGGAGTTTTAGTAAATATAAAACCAATTGACGATTTCAAAATTATTGGAAGAGCTACAACCGTTAAAACATCTTCCAATGATTGGGGTACTGTGATCAAAGGAATATACAGTGCCAAAAAGGGAGATGTACTGGTGATAAGTTGTGAAGATGATCAAACTGCAGTTTGGGGCGAATTGGCATCTGAAGCAGCCAAAATACGAGGTCTTTCAGGAACAGTAGTTATTGGTGCCAGCAGAGACAGTGCAGGGATAAAAAGTTTGAAATACCCAGTATTTTCTCGAAATGTAGTTCCAAATGCTGGAAAGCCCCTGACAGAGGGTGAAATCAATATAAACCTCACAATTGAAGACACCATCATCAAACCGGGAGACCTCATTATAGGAGATGAATGCGGAGTTGTGAGTGTAGACCAAAAAATGGTTTCAGAGGTCATGAAAGTAGCAATGAAAATAGTGAGTAACGAAACTGAAATCAGCTCCAAATTAAATCAAAACATATCTTTCATGGAAATATTAGGAATTAAATAA